Proteins from a single region of Macaca thibetana thibetana isolate TM-01 chromosome 4, ASM2454274v1, whole genome shotgun sequence:
- the CASP8AP2 gene encoding CASP8-associated protein 2 isoform X1: protein MQGRPRWAERNRVVLGRAGRVSCRRGPVREGLLRKRLHGAVVPRVEVGGPWEARESEGVHLERPTSPLKNNDEGSLDIYAGLDSAVSDSASKSCVPSRNCLDLYEEILTEEGTAKEATYNDLQVEYGKCQLQMKELMKKFKEIQTQNFSLINENQSLKKNISALIKTARVEINRKDEEISNLHQRLSEFPHFRNNHKTARTFDTVKTKDLKSRSPHLDDCSKTDHRAKSDVSKDVHHSTSLPNLEKEGKSHSDKRSTSHLPISVEKHCTNGVWSRSHYQVGEGSSNEDSRRGRKDIRHSQFNRGTERVRKDLSPGCGDGEPRILEASQRLQGHPEKYGKGEPKTESKSSKFKSNSDSDYKGERINSSWEKETPGERSHSRVDSQSDKKLERQSERPQNINRKEVKSQDKEERKVDQKPKSVVKDQDHWRRSERASLPHSKNEITFSHNSSKYHVEERRGWEDCKRDRSVNSHSFQDGRCPSFLSNSRTHKNIDSKEVDAMQQWENTPLKAERHRTEDKRKRERESKEDNKHIRNEKRVPTEHFQKVNKETKKTTSDLKKQNEPKTDKGEVPDNGVSEGAHNKELAMKAENGPNETKNKDLKLSFMEKLNLTLSPAKKQPVSQDNQNKTTDVPKSSGVCDSESSVQAKTVAYVPSVSEHILGEASVSEHTMGETKSSLLEPKVALLAMTEPRIGISETKMEEENSLLVRSVDNTMHCEVPICGTETSFPSPMEIQQTESLFPSTGMKQTINNGRAAAPVVMDVLQTDVSQNFGLELDTKRNDNSDSCGISEGMEMKVALSTTVGETTESILQPSIEEADILPIMLSEDNNPKFEPSVVVTPLVESKSCHLEPCLPKDTLDSSLQQTELMDHRMATGETNSVYHDDDNSVLSIDLNHLRPIPEAISPLNSPVRPVAKVLRNESPPQVPVYNNSHKDVFLRNSAHSTSKSQSDLNKENQKPIYKSDKCTEADICKNSPLDELEEGEIRSDSETSKPQECFEKNSKPRASADVRKSKTIPRHGKSTVGLDKDSRKTHVRIHQTNNKWNKRPDKSSRSSKTEKKDKVMSTSSLEKIVPIIAVPSSEQEIMHMLRMIRKHVRKNYMKFKAKFSLIQFHRIIESAILSFTSLIKHLNLHKICKSVTTLQKNLCDVIESKLKQVKKNGIVDRLFEQQLPDMKKKLWKFVDDQLDYLFAKLKKILVQFCDSKNFGRDSDEGKPEKTSKQNAQYSDCQKGSGYNSNKELLKEKLSKSEDCVHYKSLVGCKKSEEKYQDQNNSSINTVKHDSKKNFNNCFDNTKNSQSEERSLELHCSSTPKSEKNEGSSIEDAQTSQHATLKPERSFEILTEQQASSLTFNLVSDAQMGEIFKSLLQGSDLLDSSVNCTEKSEWELKTPEKQLLETLKCESIPACTTEELVSGVASPCPKMISDDNWSLLSSEKGPSLSSGLSLPVHPDVLDESCMFEVSTNLPLSKDNVCSVEKSKPCVSSILFEDLAVSLTVPSPLKSDGHLSFLKPDVSSSSTPEEVISAHFSEDALLEEEDASEQDIHLALESDNSSSKSSCSSSWTSRSVAPGFQYHPNLPMHAVIMEKSNDHFIVKIRRATPSTSSGLKQSMMPDESLTSLPRHGKEADEGADKEYISCQNTVFKSVEELENSNKNVDNSKSTHEEQSSMIQTQVPDIYEFLKDASGKMGHRDEVSDECFKLHQVWETKVPESIEELPSVEEISHSVGDHLPNTYIDLTKDPVTETKNLGEFIEVTVLNIDQLGCSGGNLNQSAQILDNSLQADTVGAFIDLTQDASSETKSEGNHPELAVEDLGCGVIQVDEDNYKEEKAQMANRPLECIVEETYIDLTTESPSSCEVKKDELKSELGSNCVNSELPGTLHNAHKKRRNLSDLNHSHKKQRKETDLTNKEKTKKPTQDSCENTEAHRKKASKKRAPPVNKDPSSLKATPGIKDSSTALATSTSLSAKNVIKKKGEIIILWTRNDDREILLECQKRGPSFKTFAYLATKLDKNPNQSHFVDPAGIQWRDLDSLQPPPPGSSDSCASATQVAGITGVCHYTQLIFCIFSRLLERQSFAVLARLVLNSGPLMIC, encoded by the exons CTTCTCCTCTTAAGAACAATGATGAAGGCTCATTGGACATATACGCTGGGTTGGACAGTGCTGTTTCTG acagtgCTTCCAAATCCTGTGTACCATCAAGAAATTGTTTGGACTTATATGAAGAGATCCTGACTGAAGAAGGAACTGCAAAGGAGGCAACATATAATGAT ttgcAAGTAGAATATGGAAAATGTCAACTGCAAATGAAAGAGCTGatgaaaaagtttaaagaaatacaGACACAG AATTTCAGCTTAATAAACGAAAACCAGTCTCTTAAGAAGAATATTTCAGCACTTATCAAAACTGCCAGGGTGGAAATAAACCGCAAGGATGAAGAAATAAGTAATCTTCACCAAAG aTTGTCTGAGTTTCCACATTTTCGAAATAATCATAAAACCGCAAGGACATTTGATACAGTTAAAACAAAAGATCTTAAATCTAGATCTCCACATTTGGATGATTGTTCAAAGACTGATCACAGAGCTAAAAGTGATGTTTCTAAAGATGTACATCATAGCACTTCACTGCCAAAtctggaaaaggaaggaaaatcacaTTCTGATAAAAGGAGTACTTCACATTTACCTATATCTGTCGAGAAACACTGCACTAATGGTGTTTGGTCGCGTTCTCATTATCAGGTTGGTGAGGGTAGCTCAAATGAGGAtagtagaagaggaagaaaagatattAGACATAGCCAGTTCAACAGAGGAACTGAAAGAGTACGAAAAGACTTAAGTCCTGGCTGTGGTGATGGTGAACCAAGGATACTGGAAGCTAGTCAAAGGCTACAAGGACATCCTGAGAAATATGGTAAAGGTGAACCAAAGACTGAAAGCAAAAGTTCAAAGTTTAAAAGTAATTCAGATTCTGACTATAAAGGTGAACGCATTAACTCTTCTTGGGAGAAAGAGACCCCTGGAGAAAGGTCACACAGTCGAGTAGACTCTCAAAGTgacaaaaaactagaaagacaaaGTGAAAGACcacaaaatataaataggaaAGAAGTTAAATcacaagacaaagaagaaagaaaagttgatCAAAAACCTAAGTCAGTAGTAAAGGACCAAGATCACTGGAGAAGATCTGAACGAGCATCACTTCCTCATTCCAAAAACGAAATAACATTTTCTCATAATTCAAGTAAATACCAtgtagaagagagaagaggatggGAAGATTGTAAAAGAGACAGGAGTGTAAACAGTCATAGTTTTCAAGATGGAAGATGTCCATCTTTTCTTTCAAACAGTAGAACTCACAAAAACATTGACTCTAAGGAAGTTGATGCTATGCAACAGTGGGAAAACACACCTTTAAAAGCAGAAAGACATAGAACCGAGGATAAGAGGAAAAGAGAACGAGAAAGCAAAGAAGATAATAAgcatattagaaatgaaaaaagagtaCCTACAGAACATTTTCAGAAGGTTAATAAGGAAACTAAGAAAACCACTTCTGatttaaagaaacagaatgaaCCAAAGACTGATAAGGGAGAAGTCCCTGATAATGGAGTTTCTGAAGGAGCACATAATAAAGAGCTTGCAATGAAAGCTGAGAATGgtccaaatgaaacaaaaaacaaagacctAAAATTGAGTTTTATGGAAAAATTGAACTTAACTCTTTCTCCTGCTAAAAAGCAACCTGTTTCTCAGGATAATCAGAATAAAACAACTGATGTTCCCAAGTCCAGTGGTGTATGTGATTCAGAGTCTTCAGTGCAAGCTAAAACAGTGGCATATGTTCCCTCCGTCAGTGAACATATCTTGGGGGAAGCCTCTGTCAGTGAACATACCATGGGGGAAACGAAGTCATCATTATTGGAACCAAAGGTTGCTCTTTTAGCAATGACTGAACCCAGGATTGGTATCTCAGAAAccaaaatggaagaagaaaatagtTTGTTAGTTAGATCTGTTGACAATACTATGCATTGTGAAGTGCCCATTTGTGGTACAGAGACTTCCTTCCCATCTCCTATGGAAATACAACAGACAGAATCCTTGTTTCCATCAACAGGAATGAAACAAACCATTAATAATGGAAGGGCAGCAGCTCCTGTGGTAATGGATGTATTACAAACAGATGTGTCTCAAAACTTTGGATTGGAATTGGATACCAAAAGAAATGATAATTCAGATTCTTGTGGTATTTCTGAAGGTATGGAAATGAAGGTAGCACTTTCAACAACAGTGGGTGAAACCACTGAAAGCATTTTGCAGCCTTCAATTGAGGAAGCTGATATTTTGCCAATAATGCTTTCAGAAGATAATAACCCAAAATTTGAGCCTTCTGTTGTAGTTACACCACTTGTTGAGAGTAAGTCATGTCATTTGGAGCCTTGCTTACCTAAAGATACTCTAGATTCTTCACTTCAGCAGACTGAGTTAATGGACCACAGAATGGCAACTGGTGAAACAAACTCAGTATATCATGATGATGATAACTCGGTTTTGAGCATTGACCTTAATCACCTGAGACCTATTCCAGAAGCTATCAGCCCTCTGAATAGTCCAGTGAGACCTGTAGCAAAAGTTCTTAGAAATGAAAGCCCACCTCAAGTTCCAGTATATAATAACAGTCATAAAG ATGTGTTTTTACGAAATTCAGCTCATTCTACCTCTAAGAGTCAGTCTGATCTCAATAAGGAAAATCAAAAGCCAATTTACAAATCTGACAAATGTACAGAAGCAGACATATGTAAGAATTCACCATTAGATGAATTAGAAGAAGGGGAAATTAGAAGTGATAGTGAAACATCTAAACCACaagaatgttttgaaaaaaattccaaGCCTAGAGCGTCGGCTGATGTGCGGAAGTCAAAGACTATCCCACGACATGGGAAAAGTACTGTGGGTCTGGATAAAGACAGTAGGAAAACACATGTAAGAATCCATCAGACCAATAACAAATGGAATAAAAGACCTGATAAATCTAGCAGATCTTCAAAAACGGAGAAGAAAGATAAAGTGATGAGCACTTCCAGCTTGGAAAAAATAGTTCCAATTATTGCTGTACCCTCTTCTGAACAAGAGATCATGCACATGTTACGAATGATAAGAAAACATGTaaggaaaaattatatgaaattcaaggCAAAATTTTCATTAATACAATTTCATAGAATTATTGAGTCAGCAATTTTGAGTTTTACGTCTCTAATTAAACATCTGAACTTACACAAAATCTGTAAGTCAGTGACTACCTTACAGAAGAATCTCTGTGATGTTATAGAGTCTAAACTTAAGCAAGTTAAAAAGAATGGCATAGTTGATCGTTTATTTGAACAGCAGCTAccagatatgaaaaaaaaattgtggaaattTGTAGATGACCAACTTGATTATTTGTTTGCAAAGCTTAAGAAAATCTTAGTTCAGTTTTGTGATTCCAAAAACTTTGGAAGAGATAGTGATGAAGGCAAACCTGAAAAAACAAGTAAACAGAATGCACAGTATTCAGATTGTCAGAAAGGGAGTGGGTACAACTCCAACAAAgaattgctgaaagaaaaattatcaaaatcagaaGACTGTGTTCATTATAAGTCTTTAGTGGGATGTAAAAAGTCTGAGGAAAAATATCAAGACCAAAATAACTCCAGTATTAACACTGTAAAGCAtgacagtaaaaaaaattttaacaactgCTTTGATAATACAAAGAACTCTCAATCCGAAGAGCGCTCCTTGGAACTACACTGTTCAAGCACcccaaagtcagaaaaaaatgaaggaagcagTATAGAGGATGCACAGACATCCCAGCATGCAACTTTGAAGCCAGAACGAAGTTTTGAGATTCTTACTGAACAGCAAGCATCTAGCCTTACTTTTAATTTAGTGAGTGATGCACAAATgggtgaaatatttaaaagtttgttgCAAGGTTCTGATCTTTTAGATAGTAGTGTTAACTGTACTGAAAAAAGTGAGTGGGAGTTAAAGACTCCGGAGAAGCAGTTGCTAGAGACTCTTAAGTGCGAGTCTATACCAGCTTGTACAACAGAAGAGCTAGTTTCAGGGGTGGCTTCTCCATGTCCTaaaatgattagtgatgataaTTGGTCATTATTATCATCTGAGAAAGGTCCGTCTCTGTCTTCAGGGCTTTCATTGCCAGTTCATCCTGATGTGTTGGATGAAAGTTGTATGTTTGAAGTGTCTACTAACCTACCTTTAAGTAAAGATAATGTGTGTAGTGTAGAAAAGAGCAAGCCCTGCGTTTCTTCCATACTTTTTGAAGATCTAGCAGTCTCTTTAACAGTACCATCACCTCTGAAGTCAGATGGTCATCTCAGTTTTTTAAAGCCTGATGTTTCGTCTAGTTCAACTCCTGAAGAAGTCATTAGTGCTCATTTTAGTGAAGATGCATTACTTGAGGAAGAGGATGCATCTGAGCAAGATATTCATTTAGCTCTGGAGTCTGATAATTCAAGCAGTAAATCAAGTTGTTCTTCTTCCTGGACAAGCCGATCTGTTGCTCCAGGCTTTCAGTACCACCCTAATCTACCTATGCATGCCGTCATAATGGAAAAGTCCAATGatcattttattgtgaaaatacGACGTGCAACACCATCTACCTCTTCTGGTCTTAAACAGAGTATGATGCCTGATGAATCATTGACATCTTTGCCCAGACATGGAAAGGAAGCTGATGAAGGAGCagataaagaatatatttcatgTCAGAACACAGTTTTTAAATCTGTGGAGGAATTGGAAAATTCCAACAAAAATGTTGATAATAGCAAGTCAACTCATGAAGAACAGAGCTCTATGATACAAACACAGGTTCCTGATATATATGAATTTCTTAAAGATGCTTCAGGTAAGATGGGTCATCGTGATGAAGTGTCTGATGAATGTTTCAAATTGCATCAAGTATGGGAAACAAAAGTGCCTGAAAGCATTGAAGAATTGCCTTCAGTGGAAGAAATCTCACACTCTGTCGGGGATCATCTTCCAAACACATACATAGATCTAACGAAAGATCCAGTCACTGAAACCAAAAACTTGGGGGAATTCATAGAAGTAACAGTTTTAAATATTGATCAGTTGGGATGTTCTGGAGGCAATTTAAATCAAAGTGCTCAAATATTAGACAATTCTTTGCAGGCTGATACTGTAGGTGCTTTTATTGATTTGACACAAGATGCTTCAAGTGAGACTAAAAGTGAAGGTAATCATCCTGAATTAGCTGTTGAAGACTTGGGATGTGGGGTGATACAGGTAGATGAAGATAATTATAAGGAAGAAAAggcacaaatggcaaacaggcctTTGGAGTGCATTGTTGAGGAAACCTATATCGACTTGACCACAGAATCTCCCAGTTCATGTGAAgtaaaaaaggatgaattaaaATCAGAGCTAGGATCAAATTGTGTTAACTCGGAGTTGCCTGGGACTTTGCATAATGCtcacaaaaagagaagaaaccttTCTGATCTAAATCATtctcataaaaaacaaagaaaggaaacagacTTAACCAATAAGGAAAAGACCAAGAAACCTACCCAAGATTCTTGTGAGAATACTGAAGCTCACCGAAAGAAAGCCAGTAAGAAGAGGGCCCCTCCTGTGAATAAAGATCCCTCATCATTAAAGGCAACCCCAGGGATTAAGGATTCATCAACAGCACTTGCCACTTCTACGAGCCTTTCTGCAAAGAATGTTAttaaaaagaagggagaaattaTCATTTTATGGACAAG aaATGATGACCGGGAAATTTTACTGGAGTGTCAGAAAAGAGGGCcatcatttaaaacatttgcatATTTAGCCACTAAGTTGGATAAAAATCCAAATCAG tctcactttgttgaccCTGCTGGAatccaatggcgtgatcttgactcactgcaaccaccacctcctgggtcaagtgattcttgtgcttcagccacccaagtagctgggattacaggtgtgtgccactacacccagctaattttttgtatttttagtagattactggagagacagagttttgctgtgttggccaggctggtcttgaactctgggcctcTTATGATCtgctaa